A single region of the Cloacibacillus sp. genome encodes:
- a CDS encoding metallophosphoesterase, with translation MATLHIPPNIPKPTLQEIRECPIIKHFDDLGIWFGINPPCIDARDMVLHISDTPYTIYPYLRRVLRRLHPAWIVHTGDFVDNIKLEKRPGMLDLYQKRIKNFLSIFEEEDYGAILVTGNHDHVPTLLEEPHSESVQVWTSPGRFSLGQFSFRAGHTYKDVSGDPAQYNLYGHNLEYASGCTEEGRMYLNGLQSMYLIHIYTGEVISIPYPPGTDNARLQRKKVSL, from the coding sequence ATGGCGACACTGCACATACCACCCAACATTCCGAAACCGACGCTTCAGGAGATAAGGGAGTGCCCGATCATCAAGCACTTTGACGACCTCGGAATATGGTTCGGCATCAACCCGCCCTGCATCGACGCCAGGGATATGGTGCTGCATATTTCCGACACACCCTACACCATCTATCCCTATCTGCGGCGCGTGCTGCGACGCCTCCATCCCGCCTGGATAGTTCACACGGGTGACTTCGTAGACAATATCAAACTTGAGAAGCGCCCCGGAATGCTTGACCTCTATCAAAAGCGGATAAAGAATTTCCTTTCCATCTTTGAGGAGGAGGACTACGGAGCGATCCTCGTCACTGGAAATCACGACCACGTCCCGACGCTGCTCGAAGAGCCGCACAGCGAGTCGGTGCAGGTATGGACCAGCCCCGGACGATTTTCGCTGGGACAGTTCAGCTTCCGGGCGGGACACACCTATAAAGATGTGAGCGGCGACCCGGCGCAATATAACCTTTACGGACATAACCTCGAATACGCCTCGGGCTGCACGGAGGAGGGGCGTATGTACCTTAACGGACTACAGTCGATGTACCTGATCCACATCTATACCGGAGAGGTGATCTCCATCCCCTACCCTCCGGGGACGGACAACGCACGGCTCCAGCGCAAAAAGGTC